The stretch of DNA ACCGAGAAGCAGGTGAAGCTGCTCGCCTACAACGAGCAGACGTCCAGCGCGGAGACCGAGCAGGTCAAGAAGGCCGCCGACCAGGCCGGGATCCCGGTGGTCGGTGTCACGGAGACGCTCCCGAAGGGGGAGGATTACGTCTCGTGGCAGCAGGCGAACATCGACGCGATCACGGGGGCGCTCACGAAGTGACCGCGGTCCAGACCCCCTCGCGAACCGCTGCGGCCCCCGGCCGTGGCGGTTCCGCCGTGCTCGCGCTCCGTGACGCCGCACTGTCGTACGGGTCGCGGACCCTCTGGTCGCACCTCGACCTCGACCTGGCGCCGGGGGAGTTCGTCGCCGTCCTCGGGCCGAACGGCGCCGGCAAGACCTCCCTGCTGCGCACCGTGCTCGGTCAGCAGCGGCTCACGAGCGGCACGATGTCGTTCCTCGGACAGCCCGTCCGTCGCGGACACCGTCGGATCGGCTACATCCCGCAGCAGCGCCTGATGGAGTCCGGCACGCCGCTCCGCGCCAGGGACATGATCGCGCAGGGGGTCACCGGTTCGCGGTGGGGGGTCCTGCCCGCCAGCCGCGCCGAGCGGGCGCGCATCGACCGGATCCTCGACGAGGTCGGCGCGACCGCGTTCGCCGACGCCCCGGTCGCGGAGCTGTCCGGCGGCGAGCAGCAGCGGACCCGCGTCGGACAGGCCATCGCCGCCGACCCGGCCCTGCTGCTCTGCGACGAGCCGCTCATCTCGCTCGACCTCCGCCACCAGCGGGGTGTCACCGAGCTCATCGACCGGCAGCGTCGGCAGCAGGACGCCGCCGTGCTGTTCGTCACCCACGACGTGAACCCGATCCTCGACGTCGTCGACCGCGTCCTCTACATCGCCGGCGGGCGGTTCCGCATCGGCGCTCCCGACGAGGTCCTGCGCGCCGACGTGCTGAGCGACCTGTACGGCACGCCCGTCGACGTCGTCCGCACCATGGGCCGGATCGTCATCGTCGGCGCGAACGAGGCCCACGACCAGACCGGTGCGCACCACCACTGCGACCCGGACCCGCACGCCACCACCCCGGACGAAGGGCGCATCTGATGGACGTGCTGTCGACCGTCTTCTCGTTCCAGGACTACGGCGAGCTCCTCGTGCTCGTGCAGAACTCGATCTGGGCCGGCGCCGTGCTCGGCATCGTCGGCGGGCTCATCGGGCCGTTCGTCGTCGCCCGGAACATGCCGTTCGCGGTGCACGGCATCTCGGAGCTGTCGTTCGCCGGGGCCAGTGCCGCCCTGCTGTTCGGCGTGAACGTCGTCACCGGGTCGCTCGTCGGTTCGGTCGTCGCCGCGCTGCTCATCGGGCTGCTCGGGTCCCGGGCCCGCGACCGGAACTCGATCATCGCCGTCCTCATGCCGTTCGGCCTCGGACTCGGCATCCTGTGCCTCGCGCTCTACAAGGGCCGGGCGGCGAACAAGTTCGGGCTGCTCACCGGGCAGATCGTCTCGGTCGACAACCCGCAGCTGACCTCGCTGATCGTCGTCTCCGCGATCGTCGTCGTGACGCTCCTGGTGATCTGGCGCCCGCTGATGTTCTCGTCCGTCGACCCCGACGTCGCCGCCGCTGCCGGGGTCCCGGTGCGGACGCTCGCCATCGTGTTCATGCTCGCGCTCGGACTGGCCACCGCGGTGTCGGTGCAGATCGTCGGCGCGCTGCTGGTGCTCTCGCTGCTCGTCACCCCCGCCGCCGCCGCGCTCCGCCTGACCTCGCACCCCGTGGTCGTGCCCGTGCTCTCGACGGTCTTCGCGGTCGTGTCGGTCGTCGGTGGCATCCTGCTCGCACTCGGTGGGGGACTGCCGATCAGCCCCTACGTCACGACGATCTCGTTCGTGATCTGGGTGGTCTGCCGGATCGTCGGCAGCCGCAGGGACCGGCGCGGACGCGAGCGCATCGCGGACCGCGAGCAGACCGACGGGGGCGGGTCGCGCCTCCAGACCGGGAACGACGCGTCGACCGACGCGACCCGCAGGGAAGGAGTCACCGCGTGAACGCCGTGCAGAAGCCGAAGCGGAACACCTGGCAGCGCGAGGCCGTGCGCAGCGCGCTGTCCGGCACGGAGGGGTTCGTGAGCGCGCAGGCGCTCCACCAGCACCTGCGGGACGGCGGATCGACGATCGGACTGGCCACCGTGTACCGGGCGCTCGCCGACCTGGCGACCGAGGGCGACGCGGACTCGCTGCAGCAGGACGGCGAGTCGCTGTACCGGGCCTGCACGACCGACGCGCACCACCACCACCTGATCTGCCGGAACTGCGGCCGCACGGTCGAGATCGAGGCCGACCCGGTGGAACGGTGGGCCCAGGAGGTCGCGGCCGCGAACGGCTTCACCAACGCCAGCCACGTCGTCGACATCTTCGGCGAGTGCGCGATCTGCACCGCGGCCCGGACCGGCGAGTAACCTCCCGCGCATGCACGTCATCCTGGTGCCCGGGTTCTGGCTCGACGCGAGCGCGTGGGACGAGGTGACGCCCGTCCTGCAGGAGGCCGGGCACGCCGTCCAGGCGATCACGCGGACGGGTGC from Curtobacterium sp. SGAir0471 encodes:
- a CDS encoding metal ABC transporter ATP-binding protein, translated to MTAVQTPSRTAAAPGRGGSAVLALRDAALSYGSRTLWSHLDLDLAPGEFVAVLGPNGAGKTSLLRTVLGQQRLTSGTMSFLGQPVRRGHRRIGYIPQQRLMESGTPLRARDMIAQGVTGSRWGVLPASRAERARIDRILDEVGATAFADAPVAELSGGEQQRTRVGQAIAADPALLLCDEPLISLDLRHQRGVTELIDRQRRQQDAAVLFVTHDVNPILDVVDRVLYIAGGRFRIGAPDEVLRADVLSDLYGTPVDVVRTMGRIVIVGANEAHDQTGAHHHCDPDPHATTPDEGRI
- a CDS encoding metal ABC transporter permease, with product MDVLSTVFSFQDYGELLVLVQNSIWAGAVLGIVGGLIGPFVVARNMPFAVHGISELSFAGASAALLFGVNVVTGSLVGSVVAALLIGLLGSRARDRNSIIAVLMPFGLGLGILCLALYKGRAANKFGLLTGQIVSVDNPQLTSLIVVSAIVVVTLLVIWRPLMFSSVDPDVAAAAGVPVRTLAIVFMLALGLATAVSVQIVGALLVLSLLVTPAAAALRLTSHPVVVPVLSTVFAVVSVVGGILLALGGGLPISPYVTTISFVIWVVCRIVGSRRDRRGRERIADREQTDGGGSRLQTGNDASTDATRREGVTA
- a CDS encoding Fur family transcriptional regulator gives rise to the protein MNAVQKPKRNTWQREAVRSALSGTEGFVSAQALHQHLRDGGSTIGLATVYRALADLATEGDADSLQQDGESLYRACTTDAHHHHLICRNCGRTVEIEADPVERWAQEVAAANGFTNASHVVDIFGECAICTAARTGE